The DNA segment TGGCGGAGTCGTATTCAGCTCCATCAAAACTGGCTCCTTTCAAATTCGCGTTGCGGAAGTTCGCTCCTTGTAGCCTGGTCGACCCTCCTAAGTTATCCCGACCAAGATCAACGCCTTCCAAATTGGCATCTGTGAAGTCCGCTTCCTCCAAGTTTGCGCCGTTCAACTTCGCGAACCTCAAATCCGCCTTAATAAACGACGCGCGGAACGCGATGGCCCAATAGAGGTCGGCGTTGCGTAAATCAGCTTTGAGGAAGATCGCGTCAGAGCAACAGACGCCTTCCATTACGGCATTTTCAAATTGCGCATCGGACAAGTTCGCTCCATCAAAATCAACTCCGGTCAGCACAGACTCTGAAAAATCGGATCCAATTGCCGACTGGCCTTGCAAGCAAGCACCGCTCAGTTTCAGTCCACGAAGGCTCGCTCCTGATAATGGTCCATCGAACTCGCGCAGGACTCGACCTTTTGAAGTGACAATTCTCATGGGGAGATGAGCCTGTCAAACAGTCGGCGTCTGTGTTGCGGTCGAGCCGCTGGCCGTTTGAATCCGCCTTGTGATCTCAAACGCCAGATCCAGCGCGCGCTTGGCCGATTCGCCGCTGACCAGCGGTGTTTGATGTGCGCGCACGGATTCTATGAAGTGCTGCAGTTCAAGTTTGAGTGGCTCTTCTTTCCGGATCGGCACCGGCTCGCGCACAATCCGTTTGCCCCCGAACTCGCTCACTATGGCCGAATCCTTCGCTTTCAGCAGTTTCTTGAGCAGCGACGATTCCTCTTCGCCCTCGCGGGCAATACGATAGATGAATCCTTCCTGCGCCCGGTAATCGAGCGAGATGTAGCTTGTCATCGGGCCGGCACTGAAGACACGAATCTTGCGCATTTTTTCCGGGCTGACGCGGCTGACCGTGAGGTTGGCGACGCAGCCGTTGACGAAACGCAGCCGCGCGTTGGCGATGTCCTCTGATTTGCTGAGCACGGGGATGCCGACGGCATCCACGCTCGCGACCGGCGATTTCACAAAGGCAAGCACGACGTCCAGGTCGTGTATCATCAAATCAAGCACGACGCCGATGTCCGTGCTGCGCGCGGGGTAGGGAGAGAGCCGGTGCGTCTCGATGAA comes from the Candidatus Angelobacter sp. genome and includes:
- a CDS encoding pentapeptide repeat-containing protein, with the translated sequence MRIVTSKGRVLREFDGPLSGASLRGLKLSGACLQGQSAIGSDFSESVLTGVDFDGANLSDAQFENAVMEGVCCSDAIFLKADLRNADLYWAIAFRASFIKADLRFAKLNGANLEEADFTDANLEGVDLGRDNLGGSTRLQGANFRNANLKGASFDGAEYDSATILPSGFDPRNHKMVYRDHSVSKK
- a CDS encoding Gfo/Idh/MocA family oxidoreductase — its product is MPGTDIENRSANNSRIKVAVLGVGSLGKEHARIYAQLDAAGLVELAGVYDVVPETARKIAEKYRVRAFMSVSEATNASDALSVVTPTTTHYELARALLSHGKHLLVEKPMTDNAAQAAELVQLSQQHRCVLQVGHVERFNPVFNYLESVATQPRFIETHRLSPYPARSTDIGVVLDLMIHDLDVVLAFVKSPVASVDAVGIPVLSKSEDIANARLRFVNGCVANLTVSRVSPEKMRKIRVFSAGPMTSYISLDYRAQEGFIYRIAREGEEESSLLKKLLKAKDSAIVSEFGGKRIVREPVPIRKEEPLKLELQHFIESVRAHQTPLVSGESAKRALDLAFEITRRIQTASGSTATQTPTV